The nucleotide sequence GCCAAGGGAGGCTTAGGGAGGCTGCGGGAGAGGTGGGGTGAGATCTATCCCAGGATTGTGGAATGCCCTGTTGGCGTTTCTCCGTCACCCCAAGCCTATCCGACGGTATCTGTACACCACGAACCAACTGGAACGGTTGACTAAGGGGGTGAAACGACGGACGAAGGTGGTGGAGGTGTTCTGTGGAGAAGAAGCGGTGGAGAAGCTTTTGTACTTAGTTTTGAGTCACTTAAACGAGGCCTGGGGAGCGCGAAAGCTCAGGGGATTTGCGGAAATCGAGACGGGGAGCTACAATGCTGGCCGGACACAATAAACGAGACACTATGGCTGGTAAGCGTGCAGGTTGCGAGGACTCGCGAAAACCGAGACAGGAGCCATTATGCCGGGTGAGACACTATGAATCTGACACCTCGACTTTCGGTCGATTCTCGCAGAACTCAAAAACCAGGGGTACCGGGGTTTTGTTTCTGCGGAAATCCTCCAGAAGCCGAGTTTCCAGGAGGCGGCACGGAAGACCATTCTCACCCTTCGGGAGATTCTAACGGTCATCTCGAGATAGAAGGAAAAAGGTCTCGATGTCGCGCTGAACCTGGGC is from Candidatus Caldatribacterium sp. and encodes:
- a CDS encoding transposase, which encodes MAFLRHPKPIRRYLYTTNQLERLTKGVKRRTKVVEVFCGEEAVEKLLYLVLSHLNEAWGARKLRGFAEIETGSYNAGRTQ